In Pirellulales bacterium, the DNA window AATCACGCCGTATTGCTTGCCTTCTTTTTCCTCGCGAACCCGCATCGATTTGACGATTCGCTTGACGACCGCATCCACATTCATAATTTCGCGGGTGATTGTTTGACCAGTTTCCTCATCCTGGGATTCCTCCATCGCCAGGTAATCGCCATGAATATCTTCCACGCTAATTACCAGGCTGGCTTCGCCGGCAATCGCCGCACCGTAAGCTAGCCAACCGGCGCTGCGCCCCATGGTCTCGGCCAAGTAGTACACGCGTGTGGCCTCGGCATCGTACAGCAAGTTGCGAATTTCGCCGGCCAGGGTGTCAACGGCGGTGAAATAGCCAAACGTGAAATCGATGCCGGTATAGTCGTTGTCGATGGTCTTCGGCAAATGCACGACGGGAATGTGACGCGCTTCCGCCGGCAGTCGATCTTGAAACAATTTGAGCTTGTTGGCAGTTTTCAGCGTGTCGTCGCCGCCGATGGAAATTAAAGCATCGATTTTCAGCGAACACAATGCCTCATACACCGTTCGCAGGGGCTTCACTTTCTCTTGGTCTTCAAAATGACTGGGATGAGAAACGAGCTTTCCGGGGTTGGCCCGTGCCGTGCCGATCAAAATACCTTGCGAATTGCGCACCCGGCGCATTAAACGGGGCGTCATCGTCAAAAAATCTTTGCCTTCCGTCAGCGGGCGTTCAGGATTGAACTGCACAAGATTGGAGTAACCATTCAAAATGCCGATGACTTCCACGCCGTTGCGCATGAACGAGTCTGCAGCGGCAGAAATCACGGCGTTGGCTGCCGGGGCCGGGCCGCCGGCAAACACAATG includes these proteins:
- a CDS encoding 6-phosphofructokinase; the protein is MSSPLSPPPHAQTPIHKVGIVFAGGPAPAANAVISAAADSFMRNGVEVIGILNGYSNLVQFNPERPLTEGKDFLTMTPRLMRRVRNSQGILIGTARANPGKLVSHPSHFEDQEKVKPLRTVYEALCSLKIDALISIGGDDTLKTANKLKLFQDRLPAEARHIPVVHLPKTIDNDYTGIDFTFGYFTAVDTLAGEIRNLLYDAEATRVYYLAETMGRSAGWLAYGAAIAGEASLVISVEDIHGDYLAMEESQDEETGQTITREIMNVDAVVKRIVKSMRVREEKEGKQYGVIVVAEGLAEYLPAAYLKDIPRDEHKHISVAQVNLNRRLARYVTDEYRKQTGKDRRVIGLQLGYEARCSRPHAF